Proteins co-encoded in one Arachis hypogaea cultivar Tifrunner chromosome 13, arahy.Tifrunner.gnm2.J5K5, whole genome shotgun sequence genomic window:
- the LOC112732602 gene encoding heavy metal-associated isoprenylated plant protein 39 isoform X2 produces MKKMVLKLDLYDDKAKQKAMKMVSSLSGIDSIAMDMKERKLTVVGDIDPVQVVSKLRKTWHTEILTVGPAKEPENKKEEGKKDDDNNNKKKEDDKNKKKDINEQTAEFVKLYRGYNPYMTTNYYVPSAEENPNACAIC; encoded by the exons ATGAAG AAAATGGTACTGAAATTGGATTTGTACGATGATAAAGCCAAGCAGAAGGCAATGAAAATGGTTTCTAGCCTTTCAG GCATTGACTCAATCGCCATGGATATGAAGGAGAGGAAGCTAACTGTAGTGGGTGACATAGACCCCGTTCAAGTGGTGAGCAAGCTCAGAAAAACTTGGCACACAGAAATCTTAACTGTGGGGCCAGCAAAAGAGCCTGAGAATAAGAAAGAGGAGGGTAAAAAAGATGATGACAACAATaataagaagaaagaagatgACAAGAATAAGAAGAAAGATATAAATGAACAAACTGCTGAGTTTGTCAAGCTCTATAGAGGATATAACCCTTATATGACCACAAACTATTATGTTCCTTCTGCTGAAGAAAACCCAAATGCTTGTGCTATATGTTAG
- the LOC112732602 gene encoding heavy metal-associated isoprenylated plant protein 39 isoform X1, giving the protein MLQKMVLKLDLYDDKAKQKAMKMVSSLSGIDSIAMDMKERKLTVVGDIDPVQVVSKLRKTWHTEILTVGPAKEPENKKEEGKKDDDNNNKKKEDDKNKKKDINEQTAEFVKLYRGYNPYMTTNYYVPSAEENPNACAIC; this is encoded by the exons ATGTTGCAGAAAATGGTACTGAAATTGGATTTGTACGATGATAAAGCCAAGCAGAAGGCAATGAAAATGGTTTCTAGCCTTTCAG GCATTGACTCAATCGCCATGGATATGAAGGAGAGGAAGCTAACTGTAGTGGGTGACATAGACCCCGTTCAAGTGGTGAGCAAGCTCAGAAAAACTTGGCACACAGAAATCTTAACTGTGGGGCCAGCAAAAGAGCCTGAGAATAAGAAAGAGGAGGGTAAAAAAGATGATGACAACAATaataagaagaaagaagatgACAAGAATAAGAAGAAAGATATAAATGAACAAACTGCTGAGTTTGTCAAGCTCTATAGAGGATATAACCCTTATATGACCACAAACTATTATGTTCCTTCTGCTGAAGAAAACCCAAATGCTTGTGCTATATGTTAG